The Synergistota bacterium genome has a segment encoding these proteins:
- the coaBC gene encoding bifunctional phosphopantothenoylcysteine decarboxylase/phosphopantothenate--cysteine ligase CoaBC, producing MGATFKSFLQERRIILGISGSISVYKAVELLRLLQSGGAKVKVILTEGACKFVSPLLFSPFSEGVYSPSSYFSGGTPHVDLASWGEALIVYPASADFMSAVRAGRADGLLETVYMAFRGPRIIAPAMNWRMLSSESITRNLRILREEASILEPESGFLACGETGKGRLASPERAFFELEKALYEPKALQGLRILVSAGPTKENIDPVRFISNPSSGKMGFSVAYVARLMGAEVDLISGPVSLSPPPGVKLYRVETTGEMFEIALELFPESCITIKSAAVLDFRPRFRSFSKIKKEGKDSLLLELVRNPDILQELGKLKKKGQVLVGFALETENIYKNAHRKLREKNADLMVVNSAFKGFQGDENEVAFVYPSGIVRFLPRAHKKRIAEEILKEANDIRLKCRS from the coding sequence ATGGGAGCTACCTTCAAAAGCTTCCTCCAAGAAAGAAGGATAATTTTAGGGATTTCAGGGAGCATATCTGTATATAAGGCGGTTGAGCTCTTAAGACTTCTTCAGTCGGGAGGAGCAAAAGTCAAAGTTATCTTGACCGAGGGGGCATGCAAGTTCGTAAGTCCGCTTCTTTTCTCACCCTTTTCTGAGGGAGTTTACTCTCCTTCATCTTACTTTTCTGGGGGTACTCCTCATGTGGATCTTGCTTCTTGGGGGGAAGCTTTGATCGTTTATCCTGCCTCAGCCGATTTTATGTCGGCGGTTCGTGCGGGAAGAGCTGATGGTTTACTTGAGACGGTATATATGGCTTTCAGAGGTCCCAGGATTATCGCTCCTGCGATGAACTGGAGAATGCTTTCGAGTGAAAGTATAACGCGAAATCTTAGAATTTTAAGGGAAGAAGCGTCTATTTTGGAACCCGAAAGCGGATTTTTAGCATGTGGTGAAACCGGTAAAGGAAGGCTCGCTTCCCCAGAGAGAGCATTCTTTGAGCTGGAGAAGGCTTTGTATGAGCCTAAAGCTTTGCAAGGACTTCGTATCCTTGTGAGTGCTGGCCCTACTAAGGAAAACATCGATCCGGTGAGGTTCATATCGAATCCATCTTCAGGTAAGATGGGCTTTTCGGTTGCTTATGTTGCCAGGCTTATGGGAGCAGAGGTGGACTTAATCAGCGGTCCTGTTTCCCTTTCTCCTCCACCGGGAGTTAAGTTGTACCGCGTTGAGACGACCGGAGAGATGTTCGAGATAGCGCTTGAGCTTTTTCCGGAATCCTGTATAACCATTAAATCGGCTGCGGTGCTGGACTTTAGACCGAGATTTCGCTCGTTTTCTAAAATAAAGAAGGAAGGCAAAGATAGTCTATTATTGGAACTCGTTAGGAATCCTGATATACTTCAAGAGCTTGGCAAGCTCAAGAAGAAGGGGCAAGTTCTGGTTGGTTTTGCCCTTGAAACGGAAAATATTTATAAAAACGCGCACAGAAAGCTAAGGGAGAAGAATGCGGATCTCATGGTTGTAAATAGTGCCTTTAAGGGGTTTCAGGGGGATGAGAACGAGGTAGCTTTCGTATATCCCTCTGGGATTGTGAGGTTTCTTCCAAGAGCCCACAAGAAGAGGATAGCGGAGGAGATACTTAAGGAAGCCAATGACATACGTCTTAAATGTCGCAGTTGA
- the priA gene encoding primosomal protein N', protein MTYVLNVAVERPIYLPLSYRYDRKLKVGVRVKVPVGKSIARGWVISTGGEFKRDDLRSVSEVIDRVPPLPRNFFRLAELISWKYCYPLGLSLKMLFPYDYLSSFGEAGFKVSYPLFKKVLVGGRKERSKFYRSLIADVLERGGKVLFIAPQVEDLEHWADELSFKERTFFWHAHMGRRERKLSWEVAKRDEEALFIGTSSASLLPLRCLSLVIIEDEGNPYLRRILRPYIHARDAILLRGKVESYSMVLGSPIPSTEAYELVVQNGWGLLELPRGRKPVYKIMDLRKTKTKAFLSLSVFRRVKANLRHGKRSIILLNRKAYASYLKCEECGYVPECPRCEIPLSFYRDEKKLKCSYCGYEVFVSNKCPNCGGFFLREGAPGIERVEVALTKELGSVFRWDAETETFDEKALVVLGTQRVLQAKVMRGVSLACLLLADTLIYRSSYRGEEETVRMIYSLADFSPDELYVQTYIPGHPAFKVFKDDSWKEFLESELAKRRELSYPPASSVALLVAVGRSESVLREKLKEAGRFLKDRGLEVLGPLRKGAQGGRLSLSLLLKGKKGELQDKVWKLIFEGKLRLTQNFYLLVDPPEV, encoded by the coding sequence ATGACATACGTCTTAAATGTCGCAGTTGAGCGTCCTATATATCTTCCTCTTTCCTATCGCTATGATAGAAAGCTTAAGGTAGGAGTTAGAGTGAAGGTCCCTGTAGGGAAGTCCATCGCACGAGGGTGGGTAATTTCCACTGGTGGTGAGTTTAAAAGAGATGATTTAAGGTCGGTTTCTGAAGTTATAGATAGGGTTCCTCCTCTACCGCGGAACTTCTTTAGGCTTGCTGAGCTCATCTCATGGAAGTATTGCTATCCTCTTGGGTTAAGCCTCAAGATGCTTTTTCCTTATGACTATCTTTCATCCTTTGGAGAAGCTGGTTTTAAGGTGAGTTATCCCCTTTTTAAAAAAGTGCTCGTTGGGGGAAGAAAGGAAAGGTCGAAGTTTTATAGGAGCCTTATAGCCGATGTCTTGGAGAGAGGGGGTAAAGTTCTTTTTATAGCTCCTCAGGTGGAGGATCTTGAACATTGGGCTGATGAGCTTTCCTTTAAAGAAAGGACTTTTTTCTGGCATGCTCATATGGGAAGGAGGGAGAGAAAGCTTTCTTGGGAGGTAGCTAAAAGGGATGAAGAAGCTTTATTTATAGGTACGTCTTCTGCTTCACTTCTTCCCTTAAGGTGTTTATCTCTCGTCATAATTGAGGATGAAGGTAACCCTTACTTAAGAAGGATATTAAGGCCTTATATCCACGCGCGGGATGCCATTTTACTAAGGGGTAAAGTGGAAAGCTATTCTATGGTCCTTGGGAGTCCCATCCCAAGCACTGAGGCTTATGAGCTTGTAGTTCAAAATGGATGGGGGCTCCTTGAGCTTCCGAGGGGGCGAAAACCAGTTTATAAAATAATGGATCTGAGGAAAACCAAAACTAAGGCTTTTCTATCCCTGTCAGTTTTCAGAAGGGTGAAGGCAAACCTTAGACACGGTAAGAGGAGCATAATTCTTCTGAATAGAAAAGCTTATGCGTCTTATCTTAAGTGTGAGGAGTGTGGGTACGTGCCAGAGTGTCCGAGATGTGAAATTCCTCTCTCCTTTTACAGGGATGAGAAGAAACTCAAGTGTTCTTATTGTGGATATGAGGTTTTCGTTTCGAACAAGTGTCCAAATTGTGGTGGTTTTTTCCTTAGAGAGGGTGCTCCAGGAATCGAGCGGGTCGAAGTAGCTTTAACGAAGGAGCTTGGAAGTGTTTTCAGATGGGATGCTGAGACGGAAACGTTTGATGAAAAAGCTCTTGTCGTGCTCGGAACGCAAAGGGTTCTTCAAGCGAAAGTTATGCGGGGCGTTTCTCTCGCCTGTTTGCTTCTTGCGGATACGCTTATTTACAGATCGAGCTACAGGGGTGAGGAGGAAACGGTGAGGATGATATATTCGCTTGCGGATTTCTCACCGGATGAGCTTTATGTTCAAACTTATATACCGGGTCATCCAGCTTTTAAGGTCTTTAAAGATGACTCTTGGAAGGAGTTTCTCGAAAGTGAGCTTGCTAAGAGAAGAGAGCTTTCCTATCCCCCCGCTTCAAGTGTGGCTCTTTTAGTAGCTGTGGGTAGGAGTGAATCTGTATTGAGAGAGAAGCTTAAAGAGGCGGGGAGATTTCTTAAAGACAGAGGGTTGGAAGTTCTGGGACCTCTGAGAAAAGGAGCCCAGGGTGGAAGATTATCGCTGTCTCTGCTTCTTAAGGGAAAGAAGGGAGAGCTTCAGGATAAGGTTTGGAAGCTTATCTTTGAAGGGAAGCTCAGGCTTACGCAAAATTTTTACCTTTTAGTGGATCCTCCGGAGGTGTAG
- the rpoZ gene encoding DNA-directed RNA polymerase subunit omega, with protein MFYPCVEDVMKKTGIKTHYLLTLIAAKRARVISMDPSRRVINAEAIKPLSVALREIEQGLVEWELPSKASSKKEG; from the coding sequence ATGTTTTATCCCTGTGTGGAGGATGTGATGAAAAAAACTGGCATAAAGACACACTATCTTCTGACGCTTATAGCGGCGAAAAGGGCGAGGGTTATAAGCATGGATCCCTCAAGGAGAGTTATAAACGCTGAGGCGATAAAACCGCTATCGGTAGCCTTGAGGGAGATAGAGCAGGGGTTGGTAGAATGGGAGCTACCTTCAAAAGCTTCCTCCAAGAAAGAAGGATAA
- the hflX gene encoding GTPase HflX encodes MKGVLVSLIPPSSNALEIEEQLEELKELFRTWGGKAVAILTQRRKPDPAFLLGRGKVEELKELLERSSAQIVVFNDDLSPRQQANLERALGEGIRIMDRTQLIIEIFARRAKTAEAKLQVELARLTYELTRLRGRGRELSRLGGGIGTRGPGEQEIEAERRRIKERISRLRERLEEVRGRRDIQRKRRKRAGIFQASIVGYTNAGKSTLLSALSGEDVYVEDKLFATLDPLTRRIRLPSGRGILLTDTVGFIRKLPHHLVAAFRATLEEVRESDGLLHVVDISSYDFFKQIDSVNGVLKGLRSLEKPTIMVFNKIDKLSRDELESLKARIGNRYGDAVYISALKRLNLEGLYQAMERWL; translated from the coding sequence ATGAAAGGCGTGCTTGTTTCTTTAATACCGCCATCTTCTAACGCTCTTGAGATAGAAGAGCAGTTAGAAGAGCTTAAGGAGCTCTTCAGAACGTGGGGTGGAAAGGCGGTTGCAATACTGACTCAGAGACGTAAGCCTGACCCTGCATTTCTTCTGGGGAGAGGTAAGGTAGAGGAACTTAAGGAGCTTCTTGAAAGGAGTTCAGCACAAATTGTTGTCTTTAACGATGATCTTTCTCCGCGTCAGCAAGCTAATCTTGAAAGGGCTCTGGGAGAGGGAATTAGAATCATGGATAGGACTCAGCTTATAATAGAGATATTTGCCAGAAGAGCTAAAACGGCAGAAGCTAAGCTTCAGGTTGAGCTGGCCCGCTTGACATATGAGCTAACCAGGCTAAGAGGAAGGGGTAGGGAGCTTTCAAGGCTTGGTGGTGGTATAGGTACGAGGGGTCCAGGCGAGCAGGAAATAGAAGCTGAAAGAAGACGCATAAAGGAGCGTATATCTCGCCTTAGGGAGAGGCTTGAAGAGGTTAGGGGCAGGAGGGATATACAAAGAAAAAGAAGGAAGAGGGCTGGAATATTTCAGGCTTCCATAGTAGGATATACCAATGCTGGAAAATCAACGCTTTTATCAGCTTTAAGTGGTGAAGATGTCTATGTGGAGGATAAGCTGTTCGCAACTCTTGATCCATTAACGAGGAGGATTCGTCTTCCTTCAGGGAGAGGAATCCTCTTAACCGATACGGTTGGTTTCATAAGAAAGCTTCCACATCATCTCGTTGCTGCTTTCAGGGCTACCCTTGAGGAGGTTAGAGAGTCGGATGGTTTGCTTCATGTAGTTGACATATCTTCCTATGATTTTTTCAAGCAAATAGATTCTGTAAATGGTGTATTAAAGGGATTAAGGAGCTTGGAAAAACCAACCATAATGGTTTTTAACAAAATAGACAAGCTTAGCAGGGATGAGCTTGAGTCGTTGAAGGCGAGGATAGGAAATCGATACGGAGATGCCGTATATATCTCTGCCTTAAAGAGGCTAAATCTCGAGGGTCTATATCAGGCGATGGAGAGGTGGCTTTGA
- a CDS encoding DUF370 domain-containing protein, protein MGLKLINVGFGNVVVANRIVAIVSPGSAPIKRMKEAAREKGKLIDATCGRRTRAVIITDSDHIILSAIQPETVANRVLEENEKENGSK, encoded by the coding sequence ATGGGGTTAAAGCTTATAAACGTTGGATTTGGGAACGTGGTCGTGGCTAATAGAATAGTGGCGATCGTGAGTCCTGGATCCGCTCCGATAAAGCGCATGAAAGAAGCGGCGCGGGAGAAGGGGAAACTTATAGATGCAACGTGTGGGAGAAGGACTCGCGCCGTTATAATAACCGATAGCGATCACATAATACTTTCAGCTATTCAACCAGAAACGGTAGCAAACAGAGTGTTGGAGGAAAACGAAAAGGAGAATGGCTCAAAATAA
- a CDS encoding 1-acyl-sn-glycerol-3-phosphate acyltransferase, whose translation MLYGVLKALAFFLLKAGFAIEIRGRSYVPEKGGLIVVSNHCSNMDPVIVGAVLPRKLYYMAKEELFKVPFLRKLIISLGAFPVRRGEGDVRALSKIVDLVKDGKAVLLFPEGSRSENGMVKRFMHGASYVALKAQVPVLPVAIKGSFEAMPRGSAFPKPTKIRVEVGKPMFIKREKGKVKEEIYRFTEEMREIVCGLLDKAGKT comes from the coding sequence TTGCTTTACGGCGTATTAAAGGCTCTGGCGTTTTTTCTGCTTAAAGCTGGATTCGCTATAGAAATAAGGGGGAGAAGTTATGTTCCTGAGAAAGGAGGGCTCATAGTAGTTTCAAATCATTGTAGTAATATGGATCCGGTCATAGTTGGTGCAGTGCTTCCACGTAAGCTTTATTACATGGCGAAAGAGGAGCTTTTTAAAGTTCCTTTCCTGAGAAAGCTTATAATTTCGCTTGGTGCGTTTCCGGTTAGAAGAGGAGAGGGGGATGTAAGGGCTTTGTCTAAAATAGTCGATCTCGTGAAAGATGGAAAGGCAGTTTTGCTCTTCCCGGAAGGCTCGAGATCTGAAAACGGTATGGTGAAAAGATTCATGCATGGTGCTTCCTATGTTGCTCTTAAAGCTCAGGTTCCGGTGCTTCCTGTTGCGATAAAAGGAAGTTTTGAGGCAATGCCTCGTGGAAGTGCTTTTCCAAAGCCGACTAAAATAAGAGTAGAAGTTGGTAAGCCCATGTTTATCAAACGGGAAAAGGGAAAAGTCAAGGAGGAGATATATAGGTTTACCGAGGAGATGAGGGAGATCGTTTGCGGGCTTCTTGATAAAGCCGGTAAAACATGA
- the gmk gene encoding guanylate kinase has translation MAQNKGKLFVISGPSGAGKGTLRRELFKRVPNLVYSVSVTTRKPRAGERNGVDYFFISEEEFEKMKRNGELLEWAQVHGNLYGTPRKFVESKLSEGKSVVLEIDVQGALQVKRSFPEAVLIFILPPSEEELFRRLKKRGTETESEMELRLKNAQWEMNRMDVYDYAVVNDDIEKASEELVKIVKSEIYGRDAGGDS, from the coding sequence ATGGCTCAAAATAAGGGTAAGCTTTTTGTCATTTCGGGACCCTCTGGAGCAGGTAAGGGGACGTTAAGAAGAGAGCTCTTTAAGAGGGTCCCTAATTTGGTATATTCGGTCTCCGTGACTACGAGAAAGCCCCGCGCGGGAGAAAGAAATGGGGTAGATTATTTCTTTATCTCTGAGGAGGAGTTTGAGAAAATGAAAAGGAATGGTGAGCTCCTCGAATGGGCCCAAGTTCATGGCAATCTCTATGGAACGCCGAGAAAATTTGTTGAAAGCAAGCTAAGCGAGGGTAAAAGCGTTGTCTTGGAGATCGATGTTCAGGGAGCTCTTCAGGTAAAAAGGAGCTTCCCTGAAGCGGTATTGATATTCATTCTTCCTCCCTCGGAGGAGGAGCTTTTTCGAAGACTGAAGAAAAGAGGAACCGAAACGGAGAGCGAAATGGAATTACGCCTTAAAAACGCACAGTGGGAAATGAATAGAATGGATGTCTATGACTATGCCGTCGTTAACGATGATATTGAGAAGGCATCTGAGGAGCTCGTTAAGATAGTAAAAAGTGAGATATATGGGCGCGATGCGGGAGGTGATTCCTAA
- a CDS encoding YicC family protein, translated as MTGYGRGESEGEGIRCIIELFSVNHRFCDISVRLPKNLLALEVRIRDYLRARIRRGKISVVVSFRYLEGYIPEIMLNRPLAKRYYEMLNELKDELKLLDEIRLDILMKLPDLFKVTEITEDVEKIWPLVEKALTEAVSGMMEMREREGAFLAKDLKERLRSLFSLSEEVERRCLELREAIPQKLRERVEEILRDVSVDEDRLLAEIALFQERKDATEEIVRFRSHLEQFSKMLDKGSPIGRKMDFLIQEMLREINTLSSKAGEVEISRLVVEMKAELERIREQVQNIE; from the coding sequence ATGACGGGATATGGAAGGGGAGAGAGCGAGGGAGAGGGGATAAGATGCATAATTGAGCTTTTTTCTGTTAATCATCGTTTCTGCGATATAAGCGTTAGACTTCCCAAGAACCTATTGGCGCTTGAGGTGAGAATAAGGGACTATTTGAGGGCAAGGATCAGGAGGGGTAAAATCAGTGTTGTGGTCAGCTTTCGATATCTGGAAGGCTATATTCCGGAGATAATGCTTAACAGGCCACTTGCCAAGCGATATTATGAGATGCTTAATGAGCTTAAAGACGAGCTTAAGCTTTTAGATGAGATAAGACTTGATATACTTATGAAGCTACCGGACCTGTTTAAGGTTACCGAGATAACGGAGGACGTTGAGAAGATATGGCCTTTAGTTGAAAAAGCACTTACGGAAGCTGTAAGCGGTATGATGGAGATGAGAGAAAGGGAGGGAGCTTTTCTCGCTAAGGATCTTAAGGAGCGCTTAAGAAGCCTTTTTTCGCTTTCGGAAGAAGTGGAAAGGAGGTGTTTGGAGCTTAGGGAGGCAATTCCTCAAAAGCTTAGGGAGAGGGTGGAGGAGATACTGAGAGACGTCTCCGTAGATGAGGATAGGTTGCTTGCCGAGATAGCCCTTTTTCAGGAAAGGAAAGACGCTACCGAGGAAATAGTCAGATTTAGAAGTCATCTTGAGCAATTCTCGAAGATGCTTGATAAAGGCAGTCCTATAGGTAGGAAGATGGATTTTCTCATTCAGGAGATGTTGAGGGAGATAAATACTCTCTCCTCTAAGGCTGGAGAGGTAGAAATATCAAGGCTTGTTGTTGAGATGAAAGCGGAGCTTGAGAGAATAAGGGAGCAAGTTCAAAATATAGAGTGA
- a CDS encoding response regulator transcription factor has translation MRKTIAVVDDEEDIVELISYNLKREGFDVRGFYDGESFISSLKSFYPDLVILDLLLPGMDGFEVCRYIRRDERLSRIPIIMLSVKDSEIDKVVGLELGADDYLTKPFSTRELIARVKAVLRRYGVAGVNKASLIKRGSLLVDLETMEVTLSGRRIELTPIEFKLLVVFLQNPGRVFTREDLLEKLWGGKFVVDRTVDVHINNLRKKLGEAGKAIKSLRGVGYKLER, from the coding sequence TTGAGGAAGACTATAGCCGTTGTCGATGACGAGGAGGATATAGTTGAACTAATATCCTATAACTTGAAGAGAGAGGGGTTTGATGTTAGGGGCTTTTACGATGGAGAGAGCTTTATCTCTTCCCTGAAATCCTTTTATCCTGACTTGGTTATTCTTGACCTCTTGCTTCCGGGCATGGATGGATTTGAGGTGTGTCGTTATATAAGAAGGGATGAGCGTCTTTCGAGGATACCGATAATAATGCTTAGCGTTAAGGATAGCGAGATCGATAAGGTTGTCGGACTCGAGCTTGGGGCTGATGACTATTTGACTAAGCCTTTTAGTACTCGTGAGCTGATAGCGCGGGTTAAAGCGGTTCTTAGAAGGTATGGTGTAGCTGGGGTTAATAAGGCAAGCTTGATAAAGAGAGGCTCTCTTCTGGTTGATCTTGAAACCATGGAAGTGACGCTCAGTGGTAGGAGAATAGAGCTGACTCCCATAGAATTCAAGCTCCTCGTGGTATTTCTTCAGAACCCTGGCAGAGTCTTTACGAGAGAAGATCTGCTTGAGAAGCTCTGGGGAGGTAAGTTCGTTGTGGATCGTACCGTTGATGTTCACATAAACAATTTGAGAAAGAAGCTTGGTGAGGCGGGAAAAGCAATTAAATCCCTGAGAGGAGTAGGTTATAAGCTTGAGAGATAA
- the der gene encoding ribosome biogenesis GTPase Der yields MGLPVVAIVGRPNVGKSTLFNKIIGERKAIVGDRPGITRDRIYGIGEWLGRKFWLVDTGGVLIGERDPVWEGVRGQVLRAVEEADAVLFVVSGRDGLLPADEEVAEVLRRMRKKTVLVVNKIDDEKHEKLVSDFFALGMGDPVPVSAESKRNLDEVLDRLLEILPEVKEEPMLEGVIRVAILGRPNVGKSSLFNLLSGEERAIVCEEPGTTRDSVDSIVRHGDREYLFVDTAGLRRRSRIKDSIEYYSTLRCLRALERSDVAILMLDALEPATMQDKRIAGMVEERGRALIIAVNKVDLLPGYDPEAFRSFLLKEFYFVSYAPILFISAKTGYNVEELFPAIDRVYSSWRTRIPTSQLNRVLEEALYFSPPPSDKRGRRLKIYFISQKGEAPPLFELSVNSPELVKKCYLSYLEKRFRDVFGFEGTPVRFRLRRH; encoded by the coding sequence ATGGGCTTGCCCGTGGTTGCCATAGTTGGAAGACCTAATGTTGGGAAATCAACTCTGTTTAACAAAATAATAGGAGAGAGAAAAGCCATAGTGGGAGATCGGCCTGGCATCACCCGCGATAGAATATATGGGATAGGAGAATGGCTTGGCAGGAAATTTTGGCTCGTGGATACCGGGGGGGTTCTCATTGGAGAAAGGGACCCTGTCTGGGAGGGCGTAAGAGGGCAGGTCTTGAGAGCAGTTGAGGAAGCAGATGCGGTGCTATTCGTGGTAAGCGGTAGGGATGGACTCCTTCCAGCGGATGAGGAAGTAGCAGAGGTGTTAAGAAGAATGAGAAAAAAGACGGTTCTCGTTGTTAATAAGATAGATGACGAGAAACATGAGAAACTTGTCTCTGACTTTTTCGCCCTTGGTATGGGAGATCCTGTACCAGTTTCAGCAGAATCTAAGAGAAACCTTGATGAGGTTCTCGATAGGCTTTTGGAGATTCTCCCTGAGGTTAAGGAAGAACCAATGCTTGAAGGGGTGATAAGGGTTGCCATACTTGGAAGGCCTAACGTTGGTAAATCATCTCTTTTTAATCTTCTATCTGGCGAGGAAAGGGCGATAGTTTGTGAAGAGCCGGGAACGACGAGAGATTCGGTTGATAGTATAGTCAGGCATGGGGATAGGGAATATTTGTTTGTCGATACTGCTGGGTTAAGAAGGCGATCTAGGATAAAGGACAGCATTGAGTACTATAGCACGTTAAGGTGTCTGCGGGCTCTTGAGAGAAGCGATGTTGCGATTCTTATGCTCGATGCTCTTGAACCGGCAACGATGCAGGATAAGAGAATAGCAGGAATGGTAGAGGAAAGAGGTAGAGCTTTAATAATTGCGGTAAACAAGGTGGATCTTTTACCCGGCTATGATCCGGAGGCTTTTAGAAGCTTTCTTCTAAAGGAGTTCTATTTCGTGAGCTATGCACCGATTTTGTTTATTTCTGCTAAGACCGGTTATAATGTGGAGGAGCTCTTTCCAGCGATAGACAGGGTTTACTCGAGCTGGAGAACAAGGATACCGACTTCTCAGCTAAATAGGGTTTTAGAAGAAGCTCTTTACTTCTCTCCTCCCCCTTCTGATAAAAGGGGTAGGAGGTTGAAAATATATTTCATCTCTCAGAAAGGAGAAGCTCCTCCTCTGTTTGAGCTTTCCGTAAACTCTCCGGAGCTGGTGAAGAAGTGTTATCTTTCCTATCTTGAGAAACGCTTTAGGGATGTTTTTGGCTTCGAAGGCACTCCTGTGAGGTTTCGACTAAGGAGGCATTAG
- a CDS encoding ATP-binding protein, with amino-acid sequence MLRRLGVGDFKARIFVASRDEIGELSKEVNEIARHLEHISSELSLREGEIEGLFRVVKDPLLFLDEIGRVKMANISFAKLIGEREGRNLKGRWYWEVVKERSLFKLAELARDGVGIDGMELVLGDEIYLATVIPLKNGSLIYMKDITERARLRSMESDLISSMAHELKTPLTAIKGAVETVEETGDMDRRFLSIIKRHTERLIKIVSDMLTLQLIKKGADLSFEMVNLRELVEDVSVLFEKEMERKGLGLEIDIPEDAPTLKGDRFMLERALINLLDNAVKYNVEKGRIRVTVRWNESRLKLIVEDTGMGIPREHIPRIFDRFYVVDKSRSRKLGGTGLGLSIVKEAVLLHRGEIEVESSPGEGARFTLIFPL; translated from the coding sequence TTGCTTAGAAGGTTAGGAGTTGGTGATTTTAAAGCGAGGATTTTTGTGGCGAGTAGAGATGAAATAGGGGAGCTCTCTAAGGAGGTAAACGAGATAGCGCGTCATCTGGAGCATATCTCTTCTGAGCTTTCGCTAAGGGAAGGAGAAATCGAGGGCTTATTTCGCGTGGTCAAGGACCCGCTTCTCTTTCTCGACGAGATTGGCAGAGTAAAAATGGCTAACATTTCTTTCGCGAAGCTCATTGGTGAAAGGGAAGGCAGAAACCTTAAGGGTAGATGGTATTGGGAGGTAGTTAAGGAACGCTCGCTCTTTAAGCTCGCGGAGCTGGCTCGCGATGGCGTTGGGATCGATGGTATGGAATTGGTCTTGGGCGATGAGATATACCTTGCGACTGTCATTCCTCTTAAAAACGGAAGCTTGATATATATGAAGGATATTACAGAGAGAGCCCGCTTAAGAAGTATGGAGTCGGACCTTATATCCAGCATGGCTCATGAACTCAAAACCCCCTTGACTGCCATAAAAGGAGCGGTTGAGACCGTTGAGGAAACCGGCGATATGGATAGGAGGTTTCTTTCAATTATCAAAAGGCATACCGAAAGACTTATAAAGATAGTTTCAGATATGCTGACTCTTCAGCTGATTAAAAAGGGAGCAGATTTGAGCTTTGAAATGGTGAATTTAAGGGAGCTCGTTGAGGACGTATCCGTTCTCTTTGAAAAAGAGATGGAGCGTAAGGGGCTTGGTCTCGAAATTGATATTCCAGAGGATGCTCCTACCCTGAAAGGAGATCGGTTTATGCTTGAACGTGCTCTTATTAATCTCTTAGACAACGCTGTTAAGTACAATGTTGAAAAGGGAAGGATAAGGGTGACGGTGAGGTGGAATGAGAGTCGTTTAAAGCTTATAGTGGAGGATACCGGTATGGGAATTCCCCGTGAGCATATTCCGCGCATATTCGATAGATTCTATGTTGTGGATAAATCGCGATCACGCAAGCTTGGAGGCACAGGTCTGGGATTATCCATAGTCAAGGAAGCAGTTTTGCTTCATCGGGGAGAGATAGAGGTTGAAAGCAGCCCCGGTGAGGGAGCCAGGTTTACCCTCATCTTTCCTCTTTAA
- a CDS encoding (d)CMP kinase, whose product MIIAIDGPAGSGKTTVAKLVAKKLGFFYLDTGAIYRSLTLKLLREGIPLTDLSKVVKIARDMKLEFQGERVFLDGKDITEDIRDPNVDRNVSLVAKVAEVRDLLLPLQRRLVEGRNAVVEGRDMGTVVFPKAELKVFLTASVEERAKRRWKELSSKGKKVSFREVLENLKRRDKIDSEREVAPLRKSADAVEIDTTKMSVDEVVGEVVRLALRRIKGSGVFSA is encoded by the coding sequence TTGATAATAGCGATAGATGGTCCTGCCGGTAGTGGGAAAACTACGGTTGCCAAGCTGGTTGCAAAAAAGCTTGGTTTTTTTTACCTCGATACCGGTGCCATCTACAGAAGCCTCACCTTGAAGCTCCTACGAGAGGGTATTCCTCTCACTGATCTCTCAAAAGTGGTAAAAATCGCTCGGGATATGAAGCTGGAGTTTCAAGGGGAGAGAGTTTTTCTCGATGGGAAAGATATCACCGAAGATATAAGAGATCCAAATGTAGATAGAAACGTTTCCTTAGTAGCTAAAGTAGCTGAAGTGAGGGATTTACTTCTTCCCCTTCAAAGGAGACTCGTTGAGGGTAGGAATGCGGTGGTCGAGGGCAGGGATATGGGGACCGTTGTCTTTCCGAAAGCAGAGTTAAAGGTTTTTTTAACGGCATCAGTCGAGGAGAGAGCGAAACGCAGGTGGAAGGAGCTTTCCTCAAAGGGAAAAAAGGTATCGTTTAGAGAAGTACTTGAAAATCTTAAAAGAAGGGACAAAATAGATTCCGAGAGAGAAGTTGCTCCGCTTAGGAAATCTGCTGATGCGGTCGAGATAGATACGACGAAAATGAGCGTGGATGAGGTTGTTGGGGAGGTAGTTCGCCTTGCTTTACGGCGTATTAAAGGCTCTGGCGTTTTTTCTGCTTAA